The Brevinema andersonii genomic sequence TATAAGGTAAATATTTTTCTCTAGCATATTTAAATTTGTTTCGTTCGAATACATCTCAAGAGAGAGAATACTAAAAACTGTATGGTTAGATTTTTTAAATTCTGAAATGTAGTATTGGATTTGAGAACGATATTCTTCAAAATTTGTTTTTAAGTAAGGTATACTAAGATGGACGTGTCTTACACTTTGAAAATGAGGGATCATCTCTTCTATATTTTCATTTTCCAAAATAATTGTGCCAATATCAAGATTAATTCCGATATTAGACCATTGATTATCCTTCAGATACTGAAGTGCTTCTTGAGTTGTTGTTAAAAAATTTGTTCCATATTGTTTAGAGTTTGCTTCAAGATTTAGATAACAATTTTTTGATTGGGCAAATGTATTAAGTTTTGTAAAAAAATTAACAGCTTTAGATGTATCGGCTCTATTGGGAATAATTCTAAGTTTAGGAGAACCAAAAACTAAGTTTTGAATTTCTAAACATGATGCGATGGAAATTGCTTTTTTAGTAGCTTCTAATAAGTTATTTCTTTGTTTACCTGTCCTAAATAAATATGCATTTTCTACTCCAAAATGCAAACTTTGCATTGAAACAGCAGTCAGACCATAAGATTCCCATTCATCTTTGAAATCAAGATAAGCTTTTATATTTTCATTAAGAGCTTTTGTACTAAATTTACTGAGTGCAATTTCTATATGTTTAATATTATTTTGTTGTAATAGTTTATAAACAGCAATCCGCTCATTATTATTCCAAGCCAAATTAGAAACACACAATTTCATAACAGAACTCCATTTTCTATAAAAAATAATTTGAGATCTGTAATAACTTGTTCTTTATTATAAAGATATTTTGTGTTATCCCAAAGAGATGCATAAAGGGATTGGATATCATAGCTGAATTTTCTGGCTGAAGTAAAATTAAATTCTTTATCAAAGAGTGTTTTTATTATTTCACGTGGTGTGATTGGCTCGGAACAAATGTTTAATATAG encodes the following:
- a CDS encoding sugar phosphate isomerase/epimerase family protein encodes the protein MKLCVSNLAWNNNERIAVYKLLQQNNIKHIEIALSKFSTKALNENIKAYLDFKDEWESYGLTAVSMQSLHFGVENAYLFRTGKQRNNLLEATKKAISIASCLEIQNLVFGSPKLRIIPNRADTSKAVNFFTKLNTFAQSKNCYLNLEANSKQYGTNFLTTTQEALQYLKDNQWSNIGINLDIGTIILENENIEEMIPHFQSVRHVHLSIPYLKTNFEEYRSQIQYYISEFKKSNHTVFSILSLEMYSNETNLNMLEKNIYLIQEYIQ